The genomic segment GACCCACTTGCTTATCTCTTTGCACGTATTCACGCAACGTATAAATTTTATCCAGGTACTGCGGATATGAGCGCACCAAAATCTCCTTATGTGTCATCGTCATCGTCAGAACCAAATCAGCTGCTTGTATCAACTCCGTTGTTACCGTCTGAGAACGATGACCACTACCGTCCAGCCCCTTTTCACGGAGAACAATTTGCGCATGTTCTGACATCGATAAATCGCTAACTGCAGCTACACCAGCTGAATGAACCGTGAGATGCAATCCTTTTTTACGCGCTTTCTCTTTGAGTAACACCTCCGCCATCGGACTGCGGCACGTATTACCCGTACAAACAAAAAGTATGTTTTCCATCCCTTCTACCTCCAACAAACGTATGCAAAACTTTTAGGAACCGTGTAAATGATGCAGGAAGTACATCAATATAATTCCGAAGATCAACCCCAACCATCCCCCTAATTGATCAATGCGCAGGGATCGGGGGCCTACTTCACTCACCACCCAAATCATCGTGGTGGCTGCCATCATTAAACCGACGGCAACGACTGAAGGGTACGCGACTAAATATTTATACCCAATCCAAGCACCTATAGGAAGAGCACCACATGTAATTAAAGTGAGCAGTACAATAAAAAGTGGAGAACGACCTGCCGCTAGTAACGGTGCTGCTAAACCAATCCCCTCAGGGACATTATGAATTGCAATCGCAAAGGCCAAATGTAAGCCCATCGCATGTTCCATACCAAAGCCAATCCCGATAGCCGCTCCCTCGGGAGCGTTATGTGCAGCAACTGCAATCATGAGATACAAACCTAATCTTTCTAATTCCGCTTGATGATTGGGTTGAAGGAAACGATCCTCCCTATGAAACT from the Mechercharimyces sp. CAU 1602 genome contains:
- a CDS encoding low molecular weight protein arginine phosphatase, translating into MENILFVCTGNTCRSPMAEVLLKEKARKKGLHLTVHSAGVAAVSDLSMSEHAQIVLREKGLDGSGHRSQTVTTELIQAADLVLTMTMTHKEILVRSYPQYLDKIYTLREYVQRDKQVGHLLMELDRLHVDIETKHALYKHALEKKEEGTATKKRELEELLQEQARLLNELNERGFRQDIQDPFSGSVEVYRSSYNELERLIDQLVTQLTRSR
- a CDS encoding ZIP family metal transporter, with translation MSDAIIFSFLSGSATLVGAMIVIWKRSLSSRMISFALGMSASVMIMVSWLDLLPTAIRYGDIPHLALGVGGGLSLMMLLKQFHREDRFLQPNHQAELERLGLYLMIAVAAHNAPEGAAIGIGFGMEHAMGLHLAFAIAIHNVPEGIGLAAPLLAAGRSPLFIVLLTLITCGALPIGAWIGYKYLVAYPSVVAVGLMMAATTMIWVVSEVGPRSLRIDQLGGWLGLIFGIILMYFLHHLHGS